The Colletotrichum destructivum chromosome 8, complete sequence genome includes the window CTGATGCGTCCTTCCCACCgttccggctccggctccggctccagCTCTGACTCCAACTCCGTCTCGGTGTACCAAGAACTCAGCCCCACATATACCTCCAAGCTACGTAGTTGGTGCCTCGACGGGATCTTGCCGTGTGCGTGATGCACAATGGGCAAGTTCGCATTCGCCCCGTGCGAAAGCAaagcctcgacgacgtcatAATGCTCGCCGTCCACGGCCACCGCCAGGGCGCTGAGCGGCGCGTGACAATGTCCAATGGAACCACTCCGTCCATCGACGAACGTGCCGCAGGGGCACTCATCGGGGGGAAGAGCATCAAGCTGCGCGTCTGGGTCGGCGCTACAGGTAAGAAGAGTCTCGACGAGATCTCGACGACCGTTCATCGCTGCTAGTATCAGGGGCGTGCAGCCTCCAACAGCCGCAATATTGGGGTCGGCGCCCTTCCTGAGTAATAGTCTGGCAAGGCCCAAGTGTCCTTGGATGATGGAGGTCATCAAGGGGGTGATGCCTTGCTGGGTCCTTGCGTTCACAGACGCTCCTCTTCCAAGCATATACTCTGCCAAAGCCTCCTGTCGATCGGTCGGTGTCTGTTGCttgctgatgatggcctcgagcatCGGATCGCAGGGCGCTTTGGGAAAGAAGGCAGATTCAAATAGGGTATCGAACGGCACCATCAGTGCCCCGGTGTTATTGGCTACGTTTGTGTCTTTCTTGATCTCATATTCCGACTGTTCATGGTCAGCCTGTGTTTCAATGCGCCAAGACGAGGATAAGGTGGGCAGTTACATCTGAATTTTCCACGTCGTCTTCCCTCTTCGCATCGGATAGCGTTTCTGAACTTGATAGTTTCGAGACTGAATGGTGCGAGAGAACAGCCGCCGCATCGAATGCACAGTGACCTGGGTAGAACCTGCTGCCGTCAAGTACTACATAGGGTTCATCCCAACCGTTGCGGTCAGTACCACCGACCACCAGATGAAGCGGCGTAGTTCCCACTATTCTGAGACCATCTTTGTTGTTCTTTGTCCGTTCGCGCTTCGGTACTTGGAAGCAGACATCGGCGCCGTACGCCAAGAGGATTGCAGCAGTCACGTAGGCCTTTGCCCGCAACGCAACCAGGACTGGGTTCCATGCCAGCTCCTCCAGTTCGTGACCGTAGGTTTCTATTTCGGCACCCAGAGGGCTGGTTGCTGCAACTCCGTGTTTGTCGGGGTTCGCGCCTGCGTCCAACAGGGCCCAACAGAGCTGGGCGTTGCCAAGCCGCGACGCCACCATGAGTGGAACATCCAGGCTGGCCACTTCTTGAACCAAGATATCTCGTTTTGCGAGTGCACCGAGAGTAGCTAACACGCGGAAGACTTTGTTGTAGATATTGGGGCCTGCGTTGATTTTGCACCAGGCTGTGCTGGTCACGCTGCGTGCCCAGTAGCCCATAGCCGTCCTCCCAGACGAGTTGAACGCCCGGCTGTCAGCTCCGGCATGGAGCAGTTGCTCCAAGATCGAGATTGACCGGTCGCTGAAGCCCCCCCGAAAGAAGTGCATGAGGGCAGTGCGGCCCCGATTATCTCGCTTGTCCGgctcggcgccttcgtcCAACAGCGTTCTGGTCGCCGTTTGAGAGCTCCTTACAGCAAGCATAAGTGGTGTCTTCCCATTCTTACAAGGTAAGTCGATTGTAAATCTCTGAGTGTACAATGGTCGCGCGAGAGCCTTGACGGATGCAGCGATTCGGGATTTTTGATAGCGCGGCTGGCCCATCCTGCGCTCTCTGACTTGCTCGTTGGTGTTCGCCCATGtgtgctcctcgtcgataGGGTCTTCCGGCTTTAATAGCCAATGCAGGGCAGTGTAGCCATTTTTAGAACAGTTGGAAGGGTCTGCACCCAAGTCCAGGAGTATCTGTATCAGGTCATGTTCCCAAAGTGAGGCTGCAATCTGTAGAGCGGTCCGGCGGCCCCTCCACATTTCGCAATGAATGGAAGCTCCCGAGTCAACAAGTCGGCGGCATAAGGAAGGGACGAGGAAACCGCCCGCTTCCCATAGTTGTTGAGAATGTTCGGCAGCTTGCGGAGAAGCCTCTACCCAGTCGGCCAGCGCACCAAATAGATTGATACTCGCGGATGAGTTGCTTGCTCCTGCTGCATGTATCGTACTGCATGCGGGTGGCCAAGGCTTTGTCCAACCCTCTTCTTGATGAGCCTTTCTTAAATCATCCGTGAGAAACTTGCTCCGGCGGTAGATGATGTGTTGGGGTACATTGTGAAGCCACTCCAGATCCGACACGGAAGCCAATGCTGCGTGGAGAGTCCTTGGTGCGACGTCCGCGATACATGTCCAGATCAGAGTCGAGATGGGTACATCTGTTGAGAGCATCAAGCCTCGCTCCTTGTCTCCTTGTTCCATAGCTTGCACTGCTTTGCTAGCACTTGTAAGATGAAAGTCTCCAAAGGCTAGATAGAATGCATCGATGAGGTGGTAGCCTTCTTCGGCCCGCCATTGAGGACCGTCAGCATCGGGCCTATTGGGGGTTACGTTAGCAAGGTTTTGACTGAGAGGACGAGTTCAAGGGCTATACTCACGTCACTAGAGACGGCGCTGCTGATGTGTTTTCCAATAGGTTGCGCACTTTCTTACCCATGGGGAAGAGCTTCTCAAGGTGTTCTCCCCTCAGAAACGACCCATATTTGCCGCTCTGTCTGTGAGACTCTATCTCGGTTGACCAAACATTGGATATTGGTGCTTTCGGATGAACATAGGTGAAATTGATATATCCTGCAAGCGGAAGAAACCACACCCAGAACGAGGTCTTGCTAAGGTCCAGAATGGCCTTGTACCGTGAGTCTGAAAGTTTCCTCAAAGCGCGATCGCCCCCAAGAACGACATGCTCATGCCAGTTATAGGCAGCGTACTGGAGGAATGGTCGTTCCGAAACGAACTTACGAACAAGTTGGAAAATTCCGCGGAGAGAATTCAAGCTATCCAGTCTGGTGCACAAGTAAAAGTCAGCTATGCGCAGGATCGCAAACACTCGAATGCTTACACCTTCAGCACCCACGTCTGTGATACTGTGAAAGTTAGGATATCCAGGCAAACCGTCGCACAAACGAGATTAGCATCTGCCTTCGAAATAGAACCCTTCCAAGACGGCCCGTGTTTCGTGTTGGGATGATGAGTTTGACCTTCCCAGATCCGTGCAGGCTCAGCGTAGGACGTCTTCCCAGACACCGCCGTTTTTTCCATGAGATGTTCCCGTGCGGTTTGATGAAACAGGTGTACCGAGTCCCCGACAAAGGTAATAAAAAGCCCGCATCGAGACCTAATGAGTCGCTTGAACTCTTCGTCATCGGTCGGTAGCTCGAGTTCGTCATATGAATTCGCCGGACCGACCGTGCTGCTTGTCGGCTGTGTCAGAGTGTATATAACCTTGAACTCGGGAATCTTGAGCGTTCTTCGTGCTGCAAGAATGGCGCAGAACAGTCTCCAAGCGTGCTCTCTGTCCAGGCTTCTCCTTAGCATCTCGTCAAACTGGTCACCCAGCTGCTTTGGAATATCGGCAAGAAAGATGCTAATAGTCCGCTTCCCAGCTCCTCTTTGCATCCTGTTATGCGAATCCAACAGTTCGAACGCCATCTGCACTGCCAGGAATGATCTCGTGTGGACGTTTTGCTCAAAGAGCTTTACCACCAGCATTTCTTGGATTCCCTGTTCGAGTCCTCTTTTTCGAGCGAGTTCCTGCGTCTTGAACCGAATGACCTTGCGAATGTCGGTTTGGACTTGggcgtcctcgcccgccagATGTCTAACGTTTTTATTGGAAGCACACAGGCCGGCGTAGGGATGGTTCTCGTCATGATATGGTCGGGACGACGCGACAATTTTCAACCGAGACGTCGACTGCAATATGTCTTGGAAAGCACTGGTGAGGTCCGTTACGAGTTTCTTCCtgtgcggtgcggtgcatTCATCTACCGCATCCAAGATGCAGAAGATGTCACGCTTCACATGGGAAGCAATCTCACGGATTATATGCCACATTTCTCTGGTATGATGTCTGATTCCGTCACCAAATTCTCGGTATGGTCTTTTGGCGTGCTGGACTAGTCCGGGTTCCTGCACTAGCAGTTGGTAGATCAAGCAACTCAAAGCGTCGTCGTAACTGCGAAGTCGatcgtcgtcatctttgAAGAAAAAGTATGCAATCAACGGGGGCTCATCATACGCCTGAAGCTTGTCGATAAAGGTCCTCATGGTGGTGGATTTGCCGCCACCTGCTTCTGCGGTGATGAACAGCAGTTGTGGCCCCCTATCAATTTGAAAAGCTTGATACTCAGGGTGATGGAAGAACCACTCTCCAGTGTCTGGTGAGCAGACACTATTCCTGTCCTTCTGAAGTTCGTAGCTGATGCCAATATTGAAGGCATTCACGCACTTCGAATCCTCGGTGGCGTCATCGCGCGCAAGGATTTTCTGATGAACGACCTCGATACCTTTTTCGAGGCGTTGAAACCCCTTGGTCATCTTCGCAAATCCCATAGACATCTGCTGGCCCTGACGCTCAATGGAAGTTCGTACGTGGAGCAGGACATGCTGTCCAATCGCCTGGACAGATACAAGATCAGATCGGGCTGCCAAACAAACATATGTAACAGGTGCGAAAACTTACATTTATGTCTCTAAAGTTGGAATCTTCTAGCTCCTTAATGCTCTTCACCAGCGGTTCCCAGTCATCGGCTTTGACTGTATCACGGAAGAACCGAGTGACGGCAGTACGGTCATATCGAAGAACAAGCCGAATTTGAAGTTTTATGATCAAGGCGTATAGTTGTACCAAGTACGTGCGAAGTTGATCTTTCAGCCTTACGAGCTCTGTATCGGACATGAAGCCGACGCCGGAGCCATTGAATAAATCCGTTTCGATAACACTGAATCGGCACAAAATTCGCATGGCATCAGCAAACCCCTCCAGAGCAGCGGTACGCTCTGCGCTTGGGTTTAGAAGAAACTTGGAAATGTCAGAGCCGTGCAGAGCATTGAGTTTTGGAACCTTACCGGTAATAATACGCTGCATCCTGCCCATACCAGTGCGGCATGCGGCTCAGTGGTGGCAATAGCTGTGACGAGGTCTTTTCCTTTGATCAAAATGGTCACGGCCCCTTCAACGACGGTTTTAACACGGCCACTGACTCCTCCCTCTGCAAGCTTCGCTTTTGCAGCCGTGATCTTCAAGTCAGCGGTGCGGAGAAGCTGATCTTTCTTGTTTTTGCCAGAGAGACGATCGGGAGTAGGATTCGCGTCGAGGTTATCCTGGGCTAGGAGGTAGCGCTCGTATTTCGCAAGCAGGTCTGGTTCTTCAGATTGCATGGACACCCATGCCTCGTCCCATACACGAACGAGATCATTCTCATCGCCCACCGGAACCGCCGTCGTTTGAACGTCATGTGAGTCGCCGACGTCTCCAGAGTTCGCCTGTTGATTTGACAGCACCGCATCGGGTTGGGTAGCTCGACTCCTGGAGGGAAATCGTTTTTGTAGTAGTGATCGAAAACGTTTACGCACGCCAAGACGCTCGTCGACTTGCTCGCCGGGTTTTCCAGACATGATCACACGGCACTGCGGACAATGAATCAATACCCGGTAGGTCAAATGAAGGTGACTAGGCAGCACTTTCGTCAGCATCTTTACCCCGCAGCCTCTGCCAGTTGGTTGGTGAAATGGAACGGGCAAAGGATATCCCGGCAGGTACTGTGAGGTGAGATCTCGCCTATCATATGCAGGTGTTGAGTGGATTCTGACAACCAACCATCGTGATCCCTTGGCCAGCACCCCGGACACTTTTAGTAGCAGATTTCCCGGGTTATCGTTGGTCTCTCATCGTCACTCAAGTGAGCGtacaaagaagaaaaatggCCATATTGTTGATGGTTTTTGGTATTGTGGACGGGAACTTTCCAACGCACCAGGATGCTGGTGACGGCGACTGTAGCATGGCGAGGGAGGTTTGTGTCGGGGATGGAGTACAAGATTGAGATGGCCTGGGCTAAACTTGAATGAAAAGCGTTATGGCGAGGGTGCTCTATGCTGCGTTGG containing:
- a CDS encoding Putative P-loop containing nucleoside triphosphate hydrolase, NWD NACHT-NTPase; translated protein: MLTKVLPSHLHLTYRVLIHCPQCRVIMSGKPGEQVDERLGVRKRFRSLLQKRFPSRSRATQPDAVLSNQQANSGDVGDSHDVQTTAVPVGDENDLVRVWDEAWVSMQSEEPDLLAKYERYLLAQDNLDANPTPDRLSGKNKKDQLLRTADLKITAAKAKLAEGGVSGRVKTVVEGAVTILIKGKDLVTAIATTEPHAALVWAGCSVLLPFLLNPSAERTAALEGFADAMRILCRFSVIETDLFNGSGVGFMSDTELVRLKDQLRTYLVQLYALIIKLQIRLVLRYDRTAVTRFFRDTVKADDWEPLVKSIKELEDSNFRDINAIGQHVLLHVRTSIERQGQQMSMGFAKMTKGFQRLEKGIEVVHQKILARDDATEDSKCVNAFNIGISYELQKDRNSVCSPDTGEWFFHHPEYQAFQIDRGPQLLFITAEAGGGKSTTMRTFIDKLQAYDEPPLIAYFFFKDDDDRLRSYDDALSCLIYQLLVQEPGLVQHAKRPYREFGDGIRHHTREMWHIIREIASHVKRDIFCILDAVDECTAPHRKKLVTDLTSAFQDILQSTSRLKIVASSRPYHDENHPYAGLCASNKNVRHLAGEDAQVQTDIRKVIRFKTQELARKRGLEQGIQEMLVVKLFEQNVHTRSFLAVQMAFELLDSHNRMQRGAGKRTISIFLADIPKQLGDQFDEMLRRSLDREHAWRLFCAILAARRTLKIPEFKVIYTLTQPTSSTVGPANSYDELELPTDDEEFKRLIRSRCGLFITFVGDSVHLFHQTAREHLMEKTAVSGKTSYAEPARIWEGQTHHPNTKHGPSWKGSISKADANLVCATVCLDILTFTVSQTWVLKVLDSLNSLRGIFQLVRKFVSERPFLQYAAYNWHEHVVLGGDRALRKLSDSRYKAILDLSKTSFWVWFLPLAGYINFTYVHPKAPISNVWSTEIESHRQSGKYGSFLRGEHLEKLFPMGKKVRNLLENTSAAPSLVTPDADGPQWRAEEGYHLIDAFYLAFGDFHLTSASKAVQAMEQGDKERGLMLSTDVPISTLIWTCIADVAPRTLHAALASVSDLEWLHNVPQHIIYRRSKFLTDDLRKAHQEEGWTKPWPPACSTIHAAGASNSSASINLFGALADWVEASPQAAEHSQQLWEAGGFLVPSLCRRLVDSGASIHCEMWRGRRTALQIAASLWEHDLIQILLDLGADPSNCSKNGYTALHWLLKPEDPIDEEHTWANTNEQVRERRMGQPRYQKSRIAASVKALARPLYTQRFTIDLPCKNGKTPLMLAVRSSQTATRTLLDEGAEPDKRDNRGRTALMHFFRGGFSDRSISILEQLLHAGADSRAFNSSGRTAMGYWARSVTSTAWCKINAGPNIYNKVFRVLATLGALAKRDILVQEVASLDVPLMVASRLGNAQLCWALLDAGANPDKHGVAATSPLGAEIETYGHELEELAWNPVLVALRAKAYVTAAILLAYGADVCFQVPKRERTKNNKDGLRIVGTTPLHLVVGGTDRNGWDEPYVVLDGSRFYPGHCAFDAAAVLSHHSVSKLSSSETLSDAKREDDVENSDSEYEIKKDTNVANNTGALMVPFDTLFESAFFPKAPCDPMLEAIISKQQTPTDRQEALAEYMLGRGASVNARTQQGITPLMTSIIQGHLGLARLLLRKGADPNIAAVGGCTPLILAAMNGRRDLVETLLTCSADPDAQLDALPPDECPCGTFVDGRSGSIGHCHAPLSALAVAVDGEHYDVVEALLSHGANANLPIVHHAHGKIPSRHQLRSLEVYVGLSSWYTETELESELEPEPEPERWEGRISIGTALTWARGEMRDLLLRHGADPTQEEAVRECFCPSIGKSRKAGFYGDDDSSNDGYPTSEESDSGTDLPLRRRHSSTMRSSSSDCGSSGDSGFILS